From Cellulomonas oligotrophica, a single genomic window includes:
- a CDS encoding DUF6457 domain-containing protein → MSDPRTLDAWLVQVARELGVEPELALATCGPVLDMVRDVAHGVARPAGPTTAFLVGLAAGRAGGDAREQEDRVRELLAVVDAQVAGRADGSPPSDGGSGPAA, encoded by the coding sequence GTGAGCGACCCGCGCACGCTGGACGCGTGGCTGGTGCAGGTCGCCCGCGAGCTGGGGGTCGAGCCCGAGCTCGCCCTCGCCACGTGCGGCCCGGTGCTCGACATGGTGCGCGACGTGGCCCACGGCGTCGCGCGCCCCGCGGGCCCCACGACCGCGTTCCTCGTCGGCCTGGCAGCCGGCAGGGCCGGCGGCGACGCGCGGGAGCAGGAGGACCGGGTCCGCGAGCTCCTCGCGGTGGTCGACGCCCAGGTCGCCGGGCGCGCGGACGGCTCGCCTCCGTCCGACGGCGGCTCCGGCCCGGCGGCCTAG
- a CDS encoding MogA/MoaB family molybdenum cofactor biosynthesis protein, with protein sequence MPDAGPGAAPPGPDGAGLRALVVTVSDRASAGVYEDRSGPVLVEGLRALGLGVDDPVVVPDGAPVEEVLRAAVAAGVALVLTTGGTGLGPRDLTPEVTARVVERSVPGVAEALRADAVARGVAAGMLSRGVAGVAGRTLLVNVAGSPGACRDALRVLTRVLPHALGQLGGGDHPG encoded by the coding sequence GTGCCTGACGCCGGACCGGGTGCCGCGCCCCCGGGCCCGGACGGCGCCGGCCTGCGGGCCCTCGTGGTCACGGTCTCGGACCGCGCCTCCGCGGGCGTGTACGAGGACCGCTCGGGCCCGGTCCTCGTCGAGGGCCTGCGGGCGCTCGGCCTGGGCGTCGACGACCCCGTGGTCGTCCCGGACGGCGCGCCCGTCGAGGAGGTGCTGCGGGCGGCCGTGGCCGCGGGGGTCGCGCTGGTGCTGACGACGGGTGGTACCGGTCTGGGCCCGCGGGACCTGACGCCCGAGGTGACCGCCCGGGTCGTCGAGCGGTCGGTGCCGGGCGTCGCGGAGGCGCTGCGGGCGGACGCCGTGGCCCGGGGCGTGGCCGCGGGGATGCTCTCGCGCGGCGTCGCGGGCGTGGCCGGGCGGACGCTGCTGGTGAACGTCGCGGGGTCGCCCGGTGCGTGCCGGGACGCGCTGCGCGTGCTCACCCGGGTGCTGCCCCACGCGCTGGGCCAGCTGGGCGGCGGCGACCACCCGGGCTGA
- a CDS encoding MoaD/ThiS family protein has protein sequence MTTTTAPVTVRYFAAAHEAAGVAEEVVPLAGGATVGDLLDALAQRHGPGLRDVLALCAVLVDGTLHRDRDRPLGTPTTVDVLPPFAGG, from the coding sequence GTGACGACGACGACGGCACCGGTGACGGTGCGGTACTTCGCGGCGGCCCACGAGGCCGCGGGCGTCGCCGAGGAGGTCGTCCCGCTCGCCGGCGGCGCGACGGTCGGCGACCTGCTCGACGCGCTGGCGCAGCGGCACGGGCCCGGCCTGCGCGACGTGCTGGCCCTGTGCGCCGTCCTCGTCGACGGGACCCTGCACCGCGACCGCGACCGCCCGCTCGGCACCCCGACGACCGTCGACGTCCTGCCGCCCTTCGCCGGCGGCTGA
- a CDS encoding transglutaminase-like domain-containing protein, producing MHRDVFARMSLQVSEPATLVLAVTVDAGHRADEQLDVHVDDEPVDVRELVDAHGTRLHVVRAPRGEVRVAYRARVEGRLPAPAVDEAELLWHLRPSRYCESDQLAPTARAEFAGLDGADLLAAVSSWVGTRLAYVPGASLPTDGAVRTLLARQGVCRDYAHLVVALLRALDVPARLVAVYAPGLDPMDFHAVAEAYVDDGWHVVDATTLAPRSTLVRVATGRDASDTAFLTVHDGLASLRSLEVGAVADALPDDDVRDLVALG from the coding sequence GTGCACCGTGACGTCTTCGCCCGCATGTCCCTCCAGGTCTCCGAGCCGGCGACCCTCGTGCTGGCGGTGACGGTCGACGCCGGCCACCGCGCCGACGAGCAGCTCGACGTGCACGTCGACGACGAGCCCGTCGACGTCCGCGAGCTCGTCGACGCGCACGGCACCCGCCTGCACGTGGTCCGGGCCCCGCGCGGCGAGGTCCGCGTGGCGTACCGGGCGCGCGTCGAGGGCCGCCTGCCCGCGCCGGCGGTCGACGAGGCGGAGCTGCTGTGGCACCTGCGCCCGAGCCGCTACTGCGAGTCCGACCAGCTGGCGCCCACGGCCCGCGCCGAGTTCGCCGGCCTGGACGGCGCCGACCTGCTGGCGGCCGTGAGCTCGTGGGTCGGCACCCGGCTCGCGTACGTGCCCGGCGCGAGCCTGCCCACCGACGGCGCGGTCCGCACCCTGCTCGCCCGGCAGGGCGTGTGCCGGGACTACGCCCACCTGGTGGTGGCGCTGCTGCGGGCGCTGGACGTGCCGGCGCGCCTCGTCGCGGTGTACGCCCCGGGCCTGGACCCGATGGACTTCCACGCGGTCGCCGAGGCGTACGTCGACGACGGCTGGCACGTGGTCGACGCCACCACGCTGGCGCCGCGCAGCACGCTGGTGCGGGTCGCCACGGGCCGGGACGCGTCGGACACGGCGTTCCTCACGGTCCACGACGGCCTGGCGAGCCTGCGCTCGCTCGAGGTCGGGGCCGTCGCGGACGCCCTGCCGGACGACGACGTGCGCGACCTGGTGGCGCTCGGCTGA
- the mobA gene encoding molybdenum cofactor guanylyltransferase, whose translation MSGTAAHRAAPGDVVVVVPAGGTSRRMGGTDKTALDLAGRTVLEHLLDGLTGWPVVVVGPPRGRVGGPGVRWVREDPPGGGPLAALAAGLRAAPDAAVLVAVAGDQPFAGPVVPLLLQALADDPDADVAAAAGSDGRAQPLLSAYRTRAVGALLRQDVTSRPVRLLAEGLRRTVVRVDDDAVLDVDDPADAARALAVAYRRAGA comes from the coding sequence GTGAGCGGGACCGCCGCGCACCGGGCGGCACCGGGCGACGTCGTCGTGGTCGTCCCCGCGGGCGGCACGTCACGGCGCATGGGCGGGACCGACAAGACGGCCCTCGACCTGGCGGGGCGCACCGTGCTCGAGCACCTGCTGGACGGGCTGACGGGCTGGCCGGTCGTCGTGGTCGGGCCCCCGCGCGGCCGGGTCGGCGGCCCCGGGGTCCGCTGGGTGCGGGAGGACCCGCCCGGCGGCGGTCCGCTCGCCGCGCTCGCGGCCGGGCTGCGGGCCGCTCCCGACGCCGCCGTGCTGGTCGCGGTCGCCGGCGACCAGCCGTTCGCCGGCCCCGTGGTCCCGCTGCTGCTGCAGGCGCTCGCCGACGACCCCGACGCGGACGTCGCGGCGGCGGCCGGCTCCGACGGACGCGCCCAGCCGCTGCTGTCGGCGTACCGGACGCGCGCCGTCGGGGCGCTCCTGCGCCAGGACGTCACCTCGCGGCCGGTCCGGCTGCTCGCCGAGGGTCTGCGCCGCACGGTCGTACGCGTCGACGACGACGCCGTGCTCGACGTGGACGACCCCGCGGACGCCGCGCGCGCCCTCGCCGTGGCGTACCGGCGCGCGGGAGCCTGA
- a CDS encoding TOBE domain-containing protein, whose translation MRYRVSEAATFLGVSDDTVRRWVEAGRLTAVRGASGRQEVEGADLARLATELADDPVPGRTSARNRMPGIVTRVVRDTVMAQVDVQAGPFRLVSLISREAADELALEPGVRVVAAVKATVVTVERPEPV comes from the coding sequence GTGCGCTACCGGGTGAGCGAGGCCGCGACTTTCCTGGGCGTCAGCGACGACACGGTGCGCCGATGGGTCGAGGCCGGCCGGCTCACGGCCGTGCGCGGCGCCTCGGGCCGCCAGGAGGTCGAGGGCGCCGACCTGGCCCGGCTCGCCACGGAGCTCGCCGACGACCCGGTGCCCGGGCGCACCTCGGCCCGCAACCGCATGCCGGGCATCGTCACCCGGGTGGTCCGGGACACCGTGATGGCGCAGGTCGACGTGCAGGCGGGGCCGTTCCGCCTGGTGTCGCTCATCAGCCGGGAGGCGGCCGACGAGCTCGCCCTCGAGCCCGGCGTGCGGGTCGTCGCCGCGGTCAAGGCGACCGTCGTCACCGTCGAGCGCCCCGAGCCGGTGTGA
- a CDS encoding molybdopterin molybdotransferase MoeA yields the protein MPDAAPHAAVPPRPVRTLDEHAAAVLALAGPTPVQAVPLADALGLALATDVASTVDLPPWDNSAMDGYALRATDLVAGAVLDVADDVPAGDTRSVHVPAGAAVRIMTGAPLPAGADTVLPVERTDGGTGRVRVDDVVAAGAHVRRRGEDVRAGQVLLRAGDVLGAGALGLLAATGHARVDVHRRPRVAVVSTGSELVAAGQPLAHGQIHESNGVQLAAAARAAGAEVVDVVVVPDDVRAVQDALAALAARADLVVTTGGVSVGAYDVVRDALTAVGAAELVHVRVQPGRPQATGRLADGTPVVALPGNPVSAFVSFEVFVRPLVRHMLGASRTRRRTLRARLVGEVRSPQGRRQLLRGALDLSGPEPRVAAVGGPGSHLLGALATADALIDLPEPVTHVTPGQTVTVIDLREHDA from the coding sequence ATGCCCGACGCCGCCCCGCACGCCGCCGTGCCGCCGCGCCCGGTCCGCACGCTCGACGAGCACGCGGCCGCCGTGCTCGCGCTGGCCGGGCCGACGCCCGTGCAGGCGGTCCCGCTGGCGGACGCCCTCGGCCTCGCGCTCGCCACGGACGTCGCGAGCACCGTGGACCTGCCGCCGTGGGACAACTCGGCCATGGACGGGTACGCGCTGCGGGCCACCGACCTCGTCGCGGGCGCCGTGCTCGACGTCGCCGACGACGTCCCCGCCGGGGACACCCGGTCCGTGCACGTGCCCGCCGGCGCGGCCGTGCGGATCATGACGGGCGCCCCCCTGCCCGCCGGCGCCGACACCGTGCTGCCCGTCGAGCGCACCGACGGCGGGACCGGACGGGTCCGCGTCGACGACGTCGTGGCCGCCGGGGCGCACGTGCGCCGGCGCGGGGAGGACGTGCGCGCCGGCCAGGTGCTGCTGCGCGCGGGGGACGTGCTGGGCGCCGGGGCGCTCGGCCTGCTCGCCGCCACCGGGCACGCCCGCGTCGACGTCCACCGCCGCCCCCGCGTCGCGGTCGTGTCGACCGGCTCCGAGCTCGTCGCCGCCGGGCAGCCGCTCGCGCACGGGCAGATCCACGAGTCCAACGGCGTCCAGCTCGCGGCCGCCGCGCGCGCCGCGGGCGCCGAGGTCGTCGACGTCGTGGTCGTGCCCGACGACGTGCGGGCCGTCCAGGACGCGCTCGCCGCGCTCGCGGCCCGGGCCGACCTCGTCGTGACGACCGGCGGGGTGTCCGTCGGCGCGTACGACGTGGTGCGGGACGCCCTGACGGCCGTCGGCGCCGCCGAGCTCGTGCACGTGCGGGTCCAGCCCGGCAGGCCGCAGGCCACCGGGCGGCTCGCCGACGGGACGCCCGTCGTGGCGCTGCCCGGCAACCCCGTCAGCGCGTTCGTCTCGTTCGAGGTCTTCGTGCGCCCGCTGGTCCGGCACATGCTCGGCGCGTCGCGGACCCGGCGGCGCACGCTGCGCGCCCGGCTCGTGGGGGAGGTGCGCTCCCCGCAGGGGCGCCGCCAGCTCCTGCGCGGGGCGCTCGACCTGTCCGGCCCCGAGCCCCGCGTCGCCGCCGTCGGCGGGCCCGGCTCGCACCTGCTGGGCGCGCTGGCCACCGCCGACGCGCTGATCGACCTGCCCGAGCCCGTGACGCACGTGACGCCCGGGCAGACCGTGACCGTGATCGACCTGAGGGAGCACGACGCATGA
- a CDS encoding molybdenum cofactor biosynthesis protein MoaE, which translates to MPETTRDSSRLTEPARRVVVAEVTDAVVDVAALAGAVDAPAAGAVVTFAGVVRDHDHGRAVTSIEYVAHPDAGAVLAQVVADVAARLPVDAVACVHRVGPLGVGACALGVAVSAAHRQEAFEAAALLVDEVKARLPVWKRQVFADGTHEWVNCA; encoded by the coding sequence GTGCCCGAGACCACCCGTGACTCCTCGCGCCTGACCGAGCCGGCACGGCGGGTCGTCGTCGCCGAGGTCACCGACGCCGTCGTCGACGTCGCCGCGCTCGCCGGTGCCGTCGACGCACCCGCGGCGGGTGCGGTCGTCACGTTCGCCGGGGTCGTGCGCGACCACGACCACGGGCGTGCGGTGACGTCGATCGAGTACGTCGCGCACCCCGACGCCGGGGCGGTGCTGGCCCAGGTGGTCGCGGACGTCGCGGCGCGGCTGCCCGTGGACGCCGTCGCGTGCGTGCACCGGGTGGGCCCGCTGGGCGTCGGCGCGTGCGCGCTGGGCGTCGCGGTGAGCGCCGCGCACCGGCAGGAGGCGTTCGAGGCCGCGGCGCTGCTGGTCGACGAGGTCAAGGCGCGGCTGCCGGTGTGGAAGCGGCAGGTCTTCGCCGACGGCACGCACGAGTGGGTCAACTGCGCCTGA
- the glgX gene encoding glycogen debranching protein GlgX has translation MRIWPGRPYPLGATYDGSGTNFALFSAVAERVELCLIEADGTETRVDLPEVDAFVWHGFLPTIAPGQRYGFRVHGPYDPDQGHRCDPSKLLLDPYAKAIDGQVDGDASLYSYRFEAPDERNTDDSAGHTMTSVVVNPFFDWGHDRPPQHGYHESVLYETHVKGLTRLHPAVPEELRGTYAGMAHPAVIEHLTSLGVTAVELMPVHQFVNDPSLQERGLSNYWGYNTIGFFAPHNAYAATADSGQQVQEFKSMVKALHEADIEVILDVVYNHTAEGNHMGPTLSFRGIDNASYYRLVDEDQAHYFDTTGTGNSLLMRSPHVLQLIMDSLRYWVTEMHVDGFRFDLAATLARQFHEVDRLSAFFDLVQQDPVISQVKLIAEPWDLGDGGYQVGGFPPLWTEWNGRYRDTVRDFWRGEPSTLGEFASRLSGSSDLYEHSGRRPIASINFVTAHDGFTLHDLVSYNDKHNDANGEGGRDGESHNRSWNCGVEGETDDPQVRELRARQRRNFLATMLLSQGVPMLAHGDELGRTQGGNNNGYCQDNEVTWVDWDLDEERLALLEFTRRVVHLRRDHPVFRQRRFFAGAPEHGGESELRDIAWLTPSGQHMQAEAWNSDHAFAVMVFLNGDAIDEPDMRGEEIVDDSFLLLFNSHWEKQSFKLPGADYGQAWTAVLDTDGQVKAGRTVKAGGRVTLAPRSMVLFTRPPVSEPPSASGSGAAAIASRESSRATREAGA, from the coding sequence ATGCGCATCTGGCCCGGACGCCCCTACCCCCTCGGCGCGACCTACGACGGGAGCGGCACCAACTTCGCCCTCTTCTCCGCGGTCGCGGAGCGTGTCGAGCTCTGCCTGATCGAGGCGGACGGCACCGAGACCCGCGTCGACCTCCCGGAGGTGGACGCGTTCGTCTGGCACGGCTTCCTCCCGACGATCGCCCCCGGGCAGCGCTACGGGTTCCGCGTGCACGGCCCGTACGACCCCGACCAGGGCCACCGCTGCGACCCGTCGAAGCTGCTGCTCGACCCGTACGCGAAGGCGATCGACGGTCAGGTCGACGGGGACGCGTCGCTGTACTCGTACCGCTTCGAGGCCCCCGACGAGCGCAACACCGACGATTCGGCGGGGCACACGATGACGTCGGTCGTCGTCAACCCGTTCTTCGACTGGGGCCACGACCGCCCCCCGCAGCACGGCTACCACGAGAGCGTGCTGTACGAGACGCACGTCAAGGGCCTGACGCGCCTGCACCCGGCCGTGCCCGAGGAGCTGCGCGGGACGTACGCCGGGATGGCGCACCCCGCGGTCATCGAGCACCTGACCTCGCTCGGCGTCACGGCGGTCGAGCTCATGCCGGTGCACCAGTTCGTCAACGACCCGTCGCTGCAGGAGCGCGGGCTGTCGAACTACTGGGGCTACAACACGATCGGGTTCTTCGCCCCGCACAACGCGTACGCCGCCACGGCGGACTCCGGCCAGCAGGTCCAGGAGTTCAAGTCGATGGTCAAGGCGCTGCACGAGGCGGACATCGAGGTCATCCTCGACGTGGTCTACAACCACACCGCCGAGGGCAACCACATGGGCCCGACGCTGAGCTTCCGCGGCATCGACAACGCCAGCTACTACCGGCTCGTCGACGAGGACCAGGCGCACTACTTCGACACCACCGGCACGGGCAACTCCCTGCTCATGCGCTCCCCGCACGTCCTGCAGCTCATCATGGACTCGCTGCGGTACTGGGTGACCGAGATGCACGTCGACGGTTTCCGCTTCGACCTGGCCGCGACGCTCGCCCGGCAGTTCCACGAGGTCGACCGCCTGTCGGCGTTCTTCGACCTCGTGCAGCAGGACCCGGTCATCTCGCAGGTCAAGCTCATCGCGGAGCCGTGGGACCTCGGCGACGGCGGCTACCAGGTCGGCGGGTTCCCCCCGCTGTGGACGGAGTGGAACGGTCGCTACCGCGACACGGTCCGCGACTTCTGGCGGGGCGAGCCGTCGACGCTGGGCGAGTTCGCCAGCCGCCTGTCGGGCTCGTCGGACCTCTACGAGCACAGCGGACGGCGGCCGATCGCGAGCATCAACTTCGTGACGGCGCACGACGGCTTCACGCTGCACGACCTCGTCTCGTACAACGACAAGCACAACGACGCGAACGGCGAGGGCGGGCGCGACGGCGAGAGCCACAACCGGTCGTGGAACTGCGGCGTCGAGGGCGAGACCGACGACCCGCAGGTGCGTGAGCTGCGGGCGCGCCAGCGCCGCAACTTCCTGGCGACGATGCTGCTCTCGCAGGGTGTGCCGATGCTCGCGCACGGCGACGAGCTGGGCCGCACCCAGGGCGGCAACAACAACGGCTACTGCCAGGACAACGAGGTGACCTGGGTCGACTGGGACCTCGACGAGGAGCGGCTCGCGCTGCTGGAGTTCACGCGGCGCGTCGTGCACCTGCGCCGGGACCACCCCGTGTTCCGGCAGCGCCGGTTCTTCGCCGGGGCGCCCGAGCACGGCGGGGAGTCCGAGCTGCGCGACATCGCCTGGCTGACCCCGTCGGGGCAGCACATGCAGGCCGAGGCGTGGAACTCCGACCACGCGTTCGCGGTCATGGTGTTCCTCAACGGCGACGCCATCGACGAGCCGGACATGCGCGGCGAGGAGATCGTCGACGACAGCTTCCTGCTGCTGTTCAACAGCCACTGGGAGAAGCAGTCGTTCAAGCTGCCCGGCGCGGACTACGGCCAGGCGTGGACGGCGGTGCTCGACACCGACGGGCAGGTCAAGGCCGGTCGCACGGTCAAGGCCGGGGGCCGCGTGACGCTCGCGCCGCGGTCGATGGTGCTCTTCACGCGTCCGCCGGTGAGCGAGCCGCCGTCGGCCTCGGGCAGCGGCGCCGCCGCGATCGCGTCGCGCGAGTCGAGCCGGGCGACGCGCGAGGCGGGCGCGTGA
- the moaC gene encoding cyclic pyranopterin monophosphate synthase MoaC, translating to MTDPDARLTHVDARGAAHMVDVADKEVTVRTARATGRLVTTPQVVALLRGEGVPKGDALAVARIAGIQAAKRTPDLVPLCHPVAIHGVRVELEVVDDGVHIDAHVRTADRTGVEMEALTCVAAAGLTLVDMVKAVDRGAHLTDLRVEHKDGGRSGEWRRA from the coding sequence ATGACCGACCCCGACGCCCGCCTCACGCACGTCGACGCGCGCGGTGCCGCGCACATGGTCGACGTCGCCGACAAGGAGGTCACGGTCCGCACGGCCCGCGCCACCGGCCGGCTGGTGACGACGCCGCAGGTCGTGGCGCTCCTGCGCGGCGAGGGCGTGCCCAAGGGTGACGCGCTCGCGGTCGCGCGGATCGCGGGCATCCAGGCCGCCAAGCGCACGCCCGACCTGGTGCCGCTGTGCCACCCCGTGGCGATCCACGGCGTGCGGGTCGAGCTCGAGGTCGTCGACGACGGCGTGCACATCGACGCGCACGTGCGCACCGCGGACCGCACGGGCGTCGAGATGGAGGCCCTCACGTGCGTCGCCGCGGCCGGGCTGACGCTGGTCGACATGGTCAAGGCCGTCGACCGGGGCGCGCACCTGACCGACCTGCGGGTCGAGCACAAGGACGGCGGCCGCTCCGGCGAGTGGCGCCGTGCCTGA
- a CDS encoding glycosyltransferase, with protein sequence MHGAGPAGQTSGEQAGRRLVTVVVPTYNEAPNMPELVRRVGAAVQGLDAELLVVDDSSDDTADVVRSLAPTAGYPVRVLHRDEPVGGLGGAVTAGFAASDAQWCLVMDGDLQHPPELIPTMLERAAEPGVDVVVASRYIEDGSSEGLSGAVRRAVSSTSTALTRGMFPVRLRDCSDPMTGFFAVRRDALDMQALRPRGFKILLEILARHRLQVAEVPFVFGERFAGESKANLAQGLHFLWQLAGLRFGRMSRFAIIGGIGAVANVAIVALLTTLGMMWLPAAIIAAEATIIGNFLLQERFVFRDLRHEGKGVWSRFVQSFTFNNVETVLRLPVVGILVETVHVAAVLATAITLVVAFLARFVFHSRIVYRPQASRSRPHLTVPDADTAPAAVEQSPARASEEV encoded by the coding sequence ATGCACGGAGCAGGGCCGGCAGGGCAGACGAGCGGGGAGCAGGCGGGCAGGCGCCTGGTCACGGTCGTGGTGCCGACGTACAACGAGGCGCCCAACATGCCCGAGCTCGTCCGCCGCGTCGGTGCCGCCGTGCAGGGCCTGGACGCCGAGCTGCTCGTGGTCGACGACTCCTCCGACGACACCGCCGACGTGGTCCGCTCCCTGGCCCCGACCGCGGGGTACCCCGTGCGCGTGCTCCACCGGGACGAGCCCGTCGGGGGCCTCGGCGGCGCCGTGACCGCCGGCTTCGCGGCGTCCGACGCGCAGTGGTGCCTCGTCATGGACGGTGACCTGCAGCACCCGCCCGAGCTCATCCCCACCATGCTCGAGCGTGCGGCCGAGCCGGGCGTCGACGTCGTCGTCGCGTCCCGCTACATCGAGGACGGGTCGAGCGAGGGCCTGTCGGGCGCGGTCCGCCGCGCCGTGTCCTCCACCTCCACGGCGCTGACGCGCGGCATGTTCCCCGTCCGCCTGCGCGACTGCTCGGACCCGATGACCGGGTTCTTCGCGGTCCGCCGCGACGCCCTCGACATGCAGGCGCTGCGCCCGCGCGGCTTCAAGATCCTCCTCGAGATCCTGGCGCGGCACCGGCTCCAGGTCGCCGAGGTGCCGTTCGTCTTCGGCGAGCGCTTCGCCGGGGAGTCCAAGGCGAACCTCGCGCAGGGCCTGCACTTCCTCTGGCAGCTCGCGGGCCTGCGCTTCGGCCGCATGTCCCGCTTCGCGATCATCGGCGGCATCGGTGCCGTCGCGAACGTCGCGATCGTGGCACTGCTGACCACGCTCGGGATGATGTGGCTGCCCGCCGCGATCATCGCGGCCGAGGCCACGATCATCGGCAACTTCCTGCTCCAGGAGCGGTTCGTGTTCCGCGACCTGCGGCACGAGGGCAAGGGCGTCTGGTCGCGGTTCGTGCAGTCGTTCACGTTCAACAACGTCGAGACCGTGCTGCGCCTGCCCGTGGTCGGGATCCTCGTCGAGACCGTGCACGTGGCGGCCGTCCTGGCCACCGCGATCACGCTCGTCGTGGCCTTCCTCGCCCGGTTCGTCTTCCACTCGCGGATCGTCTACCGCCCGCAGGCCAGCCGCAGCCGCCCGCACCTGACGGTCCCTGACGCGGACACCGCACCGGCCGCCGTCGAGCAGAGCCCCGCCCGGGCGTCCGAGGAGGTCTGA
- the moaA gene encoding GTP 3',8-cyclase MoaA produces MPPVSAAGPSAAGPSAAGAPQATAGTDGTAGVPGDGGLHDRWGRVATDLRVSLTDRCNLRCTYCMPAEGLPWAPDETVLTDAEVVRLVRVAVERLGVREVRFTGGEPLLRRGLEGIVAATSALRTPDGAPVGTALTTNGLGLDKRAAALAAAGLDRVNVSLDSLDAARFATITRRDRLPDVLAGLRAAQAAGLGPVKVNAVLVRGVNEDEAVPLLAWALEHGYHLRFIEQMPLGPHGSWSREDLVSAREILDALTAAFDLVDAPAGERGAAPAETWTVRGHPGATVGVIGSVTRPFCGACDRTRLTADGQVRSCLFAREEHDLRALLRGGADDEALAQAWRAAMLGKKPGHGIDDVGFLQPARTMSAIGG; encoded by the coding sequence ATGCCACCCGTGAGCGCCGCCGGACCGAGCGCCGCCGGACCGAGCGCCGCCGGCGCCCCGCAGGCGACCGCGGGCACCGACGGGACGGCCGGCGTGCCGGGCGACGGCGGCCTCCACGACCGGTGGGGGCGCGTGGCGACGGACCTGCGGGTCTCGCTGACGGACCGCTGCAACCTGCGCTGCACGTACTGCATGCCGGCCGAGGGCCTGCCGTGGGCGCCGGACGAGACGGTGCTGACCGACGCCGAGGTGGTCCGGCTGGTGCGCGTCGCCGTCGAGCGCCTCGGCGTGCGGGAGGTCCGCTTCACCGGCGGCGAGCCGCTGCTGCGCCGCGGGCTGGAGGGCATCGTCGCGGCGACCTCGGCGCTGCGCACCCCGGACGGCGCACCCGTCGGCACGGCCCTGACCACCAACGGCCTGGGCCTGGACAAGCGGGCCGCAGCCCTCGCCGCGGCGGGCCTGGACCGCGTCAACGTGTCGCTGGACTCCCTCGACGCGGCCCGGTTCGCCACCATCACCCGCCGCGACCGCCTGCCCGACGTCCTCGCCGGGCTGCGCGCGGCCCAGGCGGCCGGGCTCGGCCCCGTGAAGGTCAACGCCGTGCTGGTCCGCGGCGTCAACGAGGACGAGGCCGTCCCGCTGCTGGCGTGGGCGCTCGAGCACGGCTACCACCTGCGGTTCATCGAGCAGATGCCGCTGGGCCCGCACGGCTCGTGGAGCCGCGAGGACCTCGTCTCGGCGCGCGAGATCCTCGACGCGCTCACCGCGGCGTTCGACCTCGTCGACGCGCCCGCGGGCGAGCGCGGTGCCGCGCCGGCGGAGACGTGGACGGTCCGCGGGCACCCGGGCGCGACGGTCGGGGTCATCGGGTCGGTGACCCGGCCGTTCTGCGGCGCGTGCGACCGCACCCGGCTGACCGCCGACGGCCAGGTCCGCAGCTGCCTGTTCGCCCGCGAGGAGCACGACCTGCGCGCCCTGCTGCGCGGCGGCGCCGACGACGAGGCGCTCGCGCAGGCCTGGCGCGCGGCGATGCTCGGCAAGAAGCCCGGGCACGGCATCGACGACGTCGGCTTCCTGCAGCCGGCCCGGACCATGAGCGCGATCGGAGGATGA